The following proteins are encoded in a genomic region of Triticum dicoccoides isolate Atlit2015 ecotype Zavitan chromosome 1B, WEW_v2.0, whole genome shotgun sequence:
- the LOC119345708 gene encoding histone deacetylase 8-like — translation MDSSSSSVPAAAAAEGAPPAGENLAVFWHEGMLAHDAGRGVFDSGRDPGFLDVLDHHPENADRVRNMVSILRRGPIAPFLSWHSGTPAHASELISFHSPEYIEELVQANASGPKKLCEGTFLNPGSWGAALLAAGTTLSAMRHILDGHGKIAYALVRPPGHHAQPDHADGYCFLNNAGLAVHLALDSGRAKVAVVDIDVHYGNGTAEGFYRTDNVLTISLHMKHGTWGPSHLQSGSSDEIGEGKGLGYNLNIPLPNGSGDKGYEYAMNELVVPAIDKFKPQLLVFVIGQDSSMFDPNGRQCLTMDGYRKVGQIMRSLANQHSDGQILIVQEGGYHISYSAYCLHATLEGVLNLEAPLLDDPIAYYPEDEKYTMKVVDVMKKCWKESIPFLKDI, via the exons ATGGACTCCTCTTCGTCCTCCgtccccgcggctgcggctgcggagGGGGCGCCTCCGGCGGGGGAGAATCTGGCTGTGTTCTGGCACGAGGGCATGCTGGCCCACGACGCCGGCCGCGGCGTGTTCGACTCGGGCCGCGACCCGGGCTTCCTCGACGTGCTCGACCACCACCCGGAGAACGCCGACCGCGTCCGCAACATGGTCTCCATCCTCCGCCGCGGGCCCATCGCGCCCTTCCTCTCTTGGCACTCCGGCACCCCCGCCCACGCCAGCGAGCTCATCTCCTTCCACTCCCCAG AATACATTGAGGAGCTCGTGCAGGCAAATGCCAGTGGACCCAAGAAGTTATGTGAGGGCACTTTCTTGAACCCTGGTTCATGGGGTGCTGCGCTTCTGGCTGCCGGAACAACCTTATCAGCTATGAGGCACATACTAGATGGGCATGGGAAGATAGCCTACGCATTGGTCCGCCCCCCTGGCCATCACGCGCAACCGGACCATGCTGACGGTTACTGCTTTCTGAACAATGCCGGACTTGCGGTGCACCTGGCTTTGGATTCTGGCCGCGCAAAGGTTGCCGTTGTTGACATAGACGTGCACTATGGAAATGGTACTGCAGAGGGCTTCTATCGCACGGACAATGTATTGACAATCTCTCTTCACATGAAGCATGGTACTTGGGGTCCTTCGCATCTGCAGAGTGGCTCGTCTGATGAGATTGGGGAAGGCAAGGGGCTTGGGTACAATCTCAATATACCTTTGCCTAATGGCAGTGGGGATAAAGGCTACGAGTATGCAATGAATGAATTAGTTGTCCCGGCGATTGACAAGTTTAAACCTCAGCTTTTGGTTTTTGTCATTGGCCAAGATTCTAGCATG TTTGACCCAAATGGAAGACAGTGCTTGACCATGGATGGCTATAGGAAAGTTGGACAAATAATGAGGAGCCTGGCTAATCAGCATAGCGATGGGCAAATATTGATTGTCCAGGAAGGGGGTTACCACATCAGTTACTCAGCATACTGTCTGCATGCGACACTAGAAGGTGTTCTGAATCTTGAAGCCCCGTTGCTGGATGACCCAATCGCATATTATCCAGAGGATGAGAAATACACCATGAAAGTTGTCGACGTCATGAAGAAATGCTGGAAAGAATCCATTCCCTTCTTGAAGGACATTTAG
- the LOC119307624 gene encoding dof zinc finger protein DOF1.8-like: MLSSHCESMLAYAAAAGRRAMLVDPRRYRPNVEVAPNCPRCDSPNTKFCYYNNYSLSQPRYFCKGCRRYWTKGGSLRNVPVGGGCRKNRRGKPVRSMAEADTASPNHGAVVFSHRFHGPVRPDLLLEGMVGNPAELGQQPASAEADKPAGAADGPTIDLALLYSKFLSHQPLAEQCAVVPESADTSSGSSTEMSPPTLSGPSQHGPGEICGPASSTEPSATTMLQCADARAHALGEFNFSVDQSCYDSLGLPTDGGDLTMLPSAWDQEAKYEPFSSLPEEDAMSLHEGVPASDDVWSKVLGCQGLEAALAAGLDRC, translated from the coding sequence ATGCTGTCTTCTCACTGCGAGAGCATGCTGgcctacgccgccgccgccggacggcgCGCGATGCTGGTCGACCCCCGGCGGTACCGGCCGAACGTGGAGGTGGCGCCCAACTGCCCGCGCTGCGACTCGCCCAACACCAAGTTCTGCTACTACAACAACTACAGCCTCAGCCAGCCGCGCTACTTCTGCAAGGGCTGCCGCCGCTACTGGACCAAGGGCGGGTCCCTCCGCAacgtgcccgtcggcggcggctgcCGCAAGAACCGGCGGGGCAAGCCGGTGCGGTCCATGGCCGAGGCGGACACGGCCTCGCCGAACCACGGGGCAGTAGTGTTCTCTCACCGCTTCCACGGCCCGGTCCGGCCCGACCTGCTCCTGGAAGGCATGGTTGGCAACCCGGCCGAGCTCGGCCAGCAGCCGGCGTCGGCCGAGGCCGACaagcccgccggagccgccgacgGACCGACGATTGATCTGGCACTGCTCTACTCCAAGTTCTTGAGCCATCAGCCTCTCGCCGAGCAGTGCGCCGTCGTGCCGGAATCGGCCGACACCTCGAGTGGATCAAGCACGGAGATGAGCCCGCCGACCCTGTCCGGCCCGAGCCAACACGGGCCGGGCGAAATCTGCGGGCCGGCGAGCAGTACGGAGCCCAGCGCGACGACGATGCTCCAGTGCGCCGACGCGCGCGCGCATGCGCTTGGCGAGTTCAACTTCAGCGTAGACCAGAGCTGCTACGACTCGCTCGGGCTGCCAACGGACGGCGGCGATCTGACGATGCTCCCGTCGGCGTGGGACCAGGAGGCCAAGTACGAGCCGTTCAGTTCGCTTCCGGAGGAGGACGCCATGAGCCTCCACGAAGGCGTCCCCGCCAGCGACGACGTCTGGAGCAAGGTGCTGGGCTGCCAAGGGCTGGAGGCTGCTCTCGCTGCAGGCCTCGATCGATGCTAA
- the LOC119345694 gene encoding uncharacterized protein LOC119345694: protein MGLLSNRIGKESLNAGDHIYSWRAAWVYAHHGIYVGNDKVIHFTRGRDQEVGTGTVIDFLLVSSGPTRSTTPCLVCSSEEATTTAETNGVTSSCLSCFLAGGALYRFEYDVNPALFLAKVRGGTCTLAATDPDEVVVRRAKYLLTNGFRCYSLFKNNCEDFAIYCKTGLLVAEQGNVGLGQSGQAVSIIGGPLAAVVSTPFRLVTTNIYGVVVMAVGVYCVSRYAGDIGNRRDVLKVEVEDLTAGLASGRIRPANISQLATPGQVQVPAVTTLVAA, encoded by the exons ATGGGTCTCCTGTCCAACAG GATCGGGAAGGAGAGCCTGAACGCGGGGGATCACATCTACTCGTGGAGGGCCGCGTGGGTCTACGCGCATCACG GAATATATGTGGGGAATGATAAGGTGATTCATTTTACCAGAGGAAGGGACCAAGAGGTCGGAACAGGAACGGTCATTGATTTTCTTCTTGTGAGTTCTGGCCCTACTAGGAGCACCACGCCATGCTTGGTATGCAGCAGCGAAGAAGCCACTACCACCGCGGAGACAAATGGTGTGACATCCTCTTGCCTCAGCTGTTTCCTGGCAGGGGGTGCCCTCTACCGTTTCGAGTATGACGTCAACCCGGCGCTTTTCCTTGCCAAAGTGCGAGGAGGGACCTGCACGCTTGCCGCCACTGATCCCGACGAGGTGGTTGTCCGACGCGCCAAATACTTGTTGACCAATGGTTTCAGGTGCTACAGCCTGTTCAAGAACAACTGCGAGGACTTTGCGATATACTGCAAGACTGGTCTGCTTGTGGCTGAGCAGGGCAACGTCGGGCTCGGGCAGAGTGGGCAGGCTGTGTCCATCATCGGCGGCCCTCTTGCTGCTGTGGTTTCGACCCCTTTCCGCCTAGTAACCACGAACATCTATGGAGTGGTGGTGATGGCAGTCGGGGTGTACTGTGTCAGCAGGTACGCAGGTGACATTGGCAACCGCCGAGACGTATTGAAAGTGGAAGTGGAGGACCTGACTGCCGGGCTCGCAAGCGGCCGGATTCGTCCGGCGAACATCAGTCAGCTGGCAACTCCGGGGCAAGTCCAGGTTCCGGCAGTGACCACACTCGTTGCTGCTTAG